A single region of the Raphanus sativus cultivar WK10039 chromosome 1, ASM80110v3, whole genome shotgun sequence genome encodes:
- the LOC130497454 gene encoding meiosis-specific protein ASY2-like: MDPPKEGSGKTGISAPGKRLMKVKQEIGEKMKRDKKEVKDSIAGRVSKRVKKKEVSGGSTSPGPHSPSSLKIQEVVNLMVQAHGQKELARVCSSDETPETAPEGWFCIHEKYISKCHLRFPLPDLLLDLLDHYQLALSQLCPSVIRVINGFITRAKEEGVAVGLTELMSLYTIKESSSKDGGSGTYYLPCRPRLGLFKSSGSDDDWRKKYFYVKIDPSTVPLGRALSVIWSDISDIEDPPKLSDKLSRALFRKLHQSPNTWASFTVSRIGSARFPDRYNSKFLDPIPAEDLEVSEGPFVVDLSTGASTSETEKTQAPKMRPSFRSRNKPAAAASASRCSDKTQRGAFLSSLKEVLDDGSSVPAKDVSPVEPRAQDIVPGVEVPTVEANPQAARGPLEVEPPRNKRSRTDLEDRPARSSSSSSRGGTVGWNFSHSKPGSILDDPWGLATIMRHMKMVGCSMPSINGMTNKEEYVEIAHHVGQLAGAINRAQLRFEETVHGAHSAGDLAQATELFKTTKMELDLARARVSELEAEVGRLGSKADTQQGKIESQAIDIRVKNRKINELDAARRIAEHQVQELIVSSQVSQQNKEAEVKLAVRKGKKEVAEAYNKILISVKEKFVKKKEETDALIYAQELQANTELLKDLLSKEIENAEEEYHCLMVLIPDAGAACEKAQVSDFSVSKLPIPQFSESSGTFEINMFNPTFPGEYGSNMGSVSPDLVPVETTPGGVEQDVEVEVPVKGNDPIEEDKDDEADPGSKEG, translated from the exons ATGGACCCTCCGAAAGAAGGTTCCGGCAAGACCGGAATCTCTGCCCCCGGGAAGCGTTTAATGAAGGTTAAGCAAGAGATCggtgagaaaatgaaaagagacaAGAAGGAAGTCAAGGACTCAATCGCGGGGAGGGTCTCCAAGcgggtgaagaagaaggaagttTCTGGCGGGAGCACCTCTCCGGGCCCTCACTCGCCTTCCTCACTAAAGATTCAGGAGGTCGTTAACCTCATGGTTCAAGCTCATGGCCAAAAGGAGTTGGCCAGGGTTTGTTCCTCCGACGAAACTCCCGAAACAGCCCCGGAAGGTTGGTTTTGCATTCACGAGAAGTATATCTCTAAATGCCACCTCCGGTTTCCGCTTCCGGATCTCCTGTTAGACCTTCTTGATCATTATCAACTAGCCCTCTCTCAACTCTGTCCCTCGGTGATCCGAGTGATAAATGGTTTCATTACCAGAGCTAAGGAGGAAGGAGTCGCCGTTGGACTGACCGAACTGATGAGCCTCTACACGATCAAGGAGAGCTCTAGTAAGGACGGTGGCAGTGGTACCTACTATCTTCCTTGCCGTCCTAGGCTTGGACTTTTTAAATCCTCCGGTAGTGATGATGACTGGAggaaaaaatacttttatgtcaagattgatcccTCCACAGTCCCTTTGGGTCGTGCTCTCTCGGTTATTTGGTCCGATATATCTG ATATCGAGGATCCTCCTAAGCTTTCTGATAAGCTGTCTAGAGCTCTCTTTCGAAAGTTGCATCAGAGTCCCAATACTTGGGCGTCTTTCACCGTCTCTCGTattggatcagctaggttcccgGATCGATACAACTCTAAGTTCCTTGACCCGATTCCTGCTGAAGATTTAGAAG TTTCTGAAGGTCCTTTCGTGGTAGATCTTTCGACTGGAGCTAGTACTTCCGAAACCGAAAAGACTCAAGCTCCCAAGATGAGGCCTTCTTTCCGTTCCCGGAATAAACCTGCTGCAGCTGCCAGTGCTTCGCGATGCAGCGATAAGACCCAAAGAGGAGCCTTCCTTAGCTCGCTGAAGGAGGTCCTTGATGATGGGTCCTCTGTTCCTGCTAAGGATGTTAGTCCAGTTGAGCCTAGAGCTCAAGATATTGTTCCTGGTGTTGAGGTTCCGACAGTTGAAGCTAACCCTCAAGCTGCTAGAGGCCCTCTTGAGGTCGAACCTCCGAGAAACAAGAGGTCTCGGACCGATTTGGAAGATAGACCCGCCAGatcttcctcctcgtcttcACGGGGAGGGACCGTGGGTTGGAACTTCTCCCATTCTAAGCCGGGATCGATATTGGATGACCCTTGGGGTTTGGCAACCatcatgaggcatatgaagatgGTGGGGTGCTCCATGCCTTCAATCAATGGTATGACCAACAAAGAAGAGTACGTTGAGATAGCTCACCACGTGGGTCAA ctAGCTGGAGCCATCAACAGGGCTCAGCTGAGGTTCGAAGAGACCGTACATGGTGCTCATAGCGCTGGAGACTTAGCTCAGGCTACTGAGTTGTTCAAGACTACCAAGATGGAGCTCGACCTGGCTCGTGCTCGAGTTTCTGAGCTTGAAGCTGAGGTCGGGAGGCTCGGTTCGAAGGCTGATACTCAGCAAGGGAAGATCGAAAGTCAGGCTATCGATATTCgggtgaagaataggaagatcaATGAGTTAGATGCTGCTCGCAGGATAGCTGAGCATCAGGTTCAAGAGTTGATCGTCTCATCTCAGGTTAGCCAACAGAACAAAGAGGCTGAAGTTAAGCTAGCTGTCAGGAAAGGTAAGAAGGAGGTGGCTGAAGCCTACAACAAGATCCTGATCTCCGTGAAGGAGaagtttgtcaagaagaaggaagagaccGATGCTCTGATCTATGCTCAGGAGCTTCAGGCAAACACCGAGCTTCTGAAGGACCTATTGTCTAAGGAAATTGAGAATGCTGAAGAGGAGTATCACTGTTTGATGGTTTTGATCCCGGATGCTGGTGCTGCATGTGAGAAGGCTCAAGTTTCTGATTTCTCAGTTAGCAAGCtccccattcctcaattctccgagagctcaggtactttcgagatcaaTATGTTTAATCCGACGTTTCCTGGGGAATATGGTTCTAACATGGGTTCGGTATCTCCTGATTTAGTTCCAGTTGAGACAACCCCGGGAGGTGTCGAGCAGGATGTTGAAGTAGAGGTTCCTGTTAAGGGGAATGACCCTATCGAGGAGGATaaggatgatgaagctgatccTGGATCCAAAGAAGGTTAA